One Mycobacteroides abscessus ATCC 19977 genomic window carries:
- the ectB gene encoding diaminobutyrate--2-oxoglutarate transaminase translates to MTATMPAQEAGLPKVINERESEVRSYCRTWPTTFASASGSWLTDTSGERYLDFFAGAGALNYGHNNPVLKTALIDYLTTDGVVHGLDMATVAKQQFLEEFERTILLPRGMDYKVQFPGPTGTNAVESALKLARNITGRESIISFTNAFHGMTLGSLAVTGNSMKRAGAGVPLVHSTPMPYDNYFGGVTEDFQWFEKVLDDEGGGLNKPAAVIVETVQGEGGVNVARAEWLQALADLCRKREIILIVDDVQMGCGRTGSFFSFEEAGIKPDIVTLSKSISGYGLPMALTLIRPDLDQWTPGEHNGTFRGNNPAFVTATATLQKYWQDNTFSDDVRRKGDRLHDELTALVADDDSVSIRGRGMVQGIAFADAERGPRVSRAAFERGLLVETSGPKDEVVKLLPALTTTDEQLDIGIATLREAITESAQ, encoded by the coding sequence ATGACCGCCACCATGCCCGCGCAGGAAGCCGGGCTACCCAAGGTCATCAACGAGCGCGAATCCGAGGTTCGGAGTTATTGCCGCACCTGGCCCACCACCTTCGCCTCCGCCTCCGGATCCTGGCTCACCGATACCAGCGGTGAGCGCTACCTAGATTTCTTCGCCGGTGCCGGCGCACTCAACTACGGGCACAACAATCCGGTACTGAAGACCGCTCTCATCGACTACCTGACCACCGATGGCGTGGTGCATGGCCTGGACATGGCCACCGTCGCTAAGCAACAGTTCCTCGAGGAATTCGAACGGACCATCCTGCTGCCCCGCGGCATGGACTACAAGGTGCAGTTCCCCGGCCCCACCGGGACCAATGCCGTCGAGTCCGCACTCAAGCTGGCGCGGAACATCACCGGGCGCGAGTCGATCATCAGCTTTACCAACGCATTCCACGGGATGACGCTGGGGTCGCTCGCGGTAACCGGCAATTCGATGAAGCGTGCCGGTGCCGGAGTGCCGCTCGTGCATTCGACGCCCATGCCCTACGACAACTACTTCGGAGGCGTTACCGAGGACTTTCAATGGTTCGAGAAGGTGCTTGACGATGAGGGCGGTGGCCTCAACAAGCCCGCCGCCGTCATCGTCGAGACCGTACAAGGTGAGGGCGGTGTGAATGTGGCGCGCGCGGAATGGCTGCAGGCGCTCGCAGACCTGTGCCGCAAGCGCGAGATCATTCTTATCGTCGATGACGTCCAGATGGGTTGCGGCCGAACGGGTTCATTCTTTTCGTTCGAGGAAGCCGGAATCAAACCCGATATCGTGACGTTGTCGAAGTCCATCAGCGGATATGGCCTGCCCATGGCCCTGACGCTCATCAGGCCAGATCTGGACCAGTGGACTCCCGGCGAGCACAACGGGACGTTCCGCGGCAACAATCCGGCCTTCGTCACCGCGACCGCGACATTGCAAAAGTACTGGCAGGACAACACGTTCAGCGATGACGTGCGACGCAAGGGCGACAGGCTGCATGACGAACTCACTGCGCTGGTCGCCGACGACGACTCGGTGTCGATACGCGGCCGCGGCATGGTGCAGGGCATCGCCTTCGCCGACGCCGAACGAGGACCGCGGGTAAGCCGGGCAGCGTTCGAGCGCGGACTGCTGGTAGAGACCTCCGGCCCCAAGGACGAGGTCGTCAAGCTGCTACCGGCCCTGACCACCACCGATGAGCAACTCGATATCGGTATAGCCACCCTGCGTGAAGCAATCACCGAATCGGCTCAGTAA
- the ectA gene encoding diaminobutyrate acetyltransferase, giving the protein MWRIARDSGVLDLNSSYAYLLWCTDFPSTSAVARVDGEPIGFIAGYLRPSGSLMIWQVGVDEAYRGFGLAASMLGWLADSLATLQGEPLVMETTVTQSNTASRALFAGFARRRDMRLTESPGFGEDLFPDAHEAEPLLRLIPLKPHQAPRESA; this is encoded by the coding sequence ATGTGGCGCATCGCCCGCGATTCCGGCGTGCTGGATCTCAATTCTTCCTACGCATACCTGCTGTGGTGCACCGATTTTCCTTCCACGTCGGCGGTCGCCCGGGTGGACGGTGAACCCATTGGATTCATCGCCGGATACCTACGCCCTTCCGGTTCACTGATGATCTGGCAGGTGGGCGTAGATGAGGCGTACCGTGGATTTGGACTTGCCGCCAGCATGCTGGGCTGGCTCGCAGACTCCCTCGCCACCTTGCAGGGCGAGCCCTTGGTTATGGAAACCACTGTCACACAGTCAAATACCGCTTCGCGTGCGTTATTCGCCGGATTTGCCCGCCGGCGGGACATGAGGCTCACCGAATCTCCCGGATTCGGCGAGGATCTATTTCCCGACGCACACGAGGCCGAGCCGCTACTTCGGCTCATTCCACTGAAACCACATCAAGCGCCCAGAGAAAGTGCCTAA